The genomic DNA GCTCTTGGCGTCGCCGGCGTGGTGGATCTCGTCGAGGATGACCAGCGTCTTGTACGCCGTGGTCCGCGCGTGGTGCTTGTACGGGTGCATGCCCACCTGCGCATAGGTGATCACCACGCCCTGGAAGTCCGACGACGTGCTGCCGCCCGAGTTCGTGAAGTTCGGGTCGAGGTTGATGCCGTTGCGGGCGGCCGCCTCGGCCCACTGGTACTTCAGGTGCTCGGTCGGGGCGACCACCGTCACCCGCTCGACGGTGCGGTCGGCCAGCAGCTCGGCGGCCACCCGCAGCGCGAACGTGGTCTTGCCGGCGCCCGGCGTGGCGACGGCGAGGAAGTCCTGAGGCTTCGAGGTCAAGTACTTCGTGAGCGCACGGCGCTGCCAGACACGAAGTGAAACCGCCATCGAGAAACGCACCCCTAAACCGCGAGACAAGCCCGCCCGGCGCGAGTCCGCGGCGCGGGCGGGTCGATCGTGAACCCGGAAGCAGTCTACTCGCAACACGCGGCGGTCCCGGTTCCGGCGTGATCGGCGCCGGTGCGCAAGACTGAACATGATGGACGACGCACACGGCACGCCGGCGAACCGGCAACCGGGCCCGGCGCAGGATGCCGAGCGGCACGATCCAGGGCCGCACACCCAGGACCTGGATCAGCCCCCGCATGTCTCCTTCCCGCGGCGTGCGTGGGGCGTCGTCAAGGGCATGCCGCAGGTGCTGTGGCGCACCGTCGTGAAGTCCTGGGACGACTCGATCGTCGGGCACAGCGCCCAGGCCGCCTTCTGGACCACCCTGTCGCTGGCGCCGCTGCTGCTCGCGCTGATGGGACTCATCGGTTACGTCGCCAACTGGTTCGGCCCCGACACCATCGGGGTGATCCACGACCGCCTCATCTCCTTCGGGCTGCGCGTCTTCACGCCCAACGTGGTGGACGAGATCATTCGGCCGATGGTCGACGGGGTGCTCCAGCAGGGGCGCGGCGACGTGGCGTCCGTCGGCTTCATCATCGCCCTGTGGGCCGGGTCGTCCGCGCTGTCGTCGTACGTGGACTCGATCAGCATGGCCCACGACCAGCACACCGTGCGCAACCCGGTGTACCAGCGCCTGTTCGCGCTGGTGCTCTACCTCGAGTTCCTCGTGATCGCGGTGTTCACGCTGCCGCTCGTCGCGCTCGGACCGAGCTTCATCATCAAGTACATCCCCGCGTCCTGGCACCCGGCGGTCGCGCAGCTCATCGACTTCGGCTACCTGCCGTTCGTCGTGCTCATGCTGGTGGGCGGGCTCGCCCTGCTCTACCGGCAGGCGCTGCCGCGGCCGCTGCCCTGGTACCGGCACGTCCCCGGCGCGGCGCTGGCGGCGCTGATCTTCCTCGTCGCGTCGACGGGACTGCGGGTGTACCTGTCGTTCATCGCCTCGGGGCGGGGCATCTCCTACGGCGCGCTGGCGACGCCCATCGCCTTCCTGCTGTTCACGTTCTTCCTCGGCTTCGCCGTCATGGTGGGCGCCGAGTTCAACGCCGCGCTGCAGGACCGGTGGCCCGCCCGGGAGATCCGCACCGATCAGCTGCGGGGCTGGGTGGTCGAGCAGATCAAGGAGGCGGGCATCCCCGATCCGGGCAGGGCCGCCGCCGAGGGGCTGCGCCGCGCGACGGACCCGATCCGGCGCCGCCAACGCCCCGAGTCCGATGCACCGCCCGCCGAGGCGGAGACGCCGCCGGACGCGCGCACCGTCGAGACCGACGCGCCGCCGCGGCGCACCGTCGAGACCGACCTGCCGTCGCCGCGCACGGCCGACCCGGGTGTCGCGCGCGTGCCGCCCTCCCGGCCCGCGCGCGAGGTGGAGCCGCGCTGAGGGCTACTTCTTGAGGCGGTCGTAGATCTTCTTGCACTCGGGGCAGACGGGCGAACCCGGCTTCGCCGACTTGGTGACCGGGAAGGTCTCGCCGCAGAGCGCGACGACGTAGTTCCCCATCACGGCCGATTCGGCGATCTTGTTCTTCCGCACGTAGTGGAAGAACTTGGGACTGTCGTCGTCGTTGCCGGTGTCGGCGTCGACATCGACGTCCGGCTTCTCCAGGGTCTTCGTACTCATGACTTTCATTCTGCCAGCCGCAGTGGGACGATCGAAGTGTGGGAAACCAAGGCGACGCCACCTACGTGATCACCGATGCGGAGGACTCGTACGACGAGCAGCACCGGCGGCGCGTCCGCCGGTATCTGATGATCATGGCGATCCGAATTCCCGCCCTCGTGATCTCGGCGTGGATCTACTCGGCCACCGGCAACTGGATCATCGCGCTCGCCGTGCTGGGCGGGTCC from Tsukamurella paurometabola includes the following:
- a CDS encoding YihY/virulence factor BrkB family protein, which produces MDDAHGTPANRQPGPAQDAERHDPGPHTQDLDQPPHVSFPRRAWGVVKGMPQVLWRTVVKSWDDSIVGHSAQAAFWTTLSLAPLLLALMGLIGYVANWFGPDTIGVIHDRLISFGLRVFTPNVVDEIIRPMVDGVLQQGRGDVASVGFIIALWAGSSALSSYVDSISMAHDQHTVRNPVYQRLFALVLYLEFLVIAVFTLPLVALGPSFIIKYIPASWHPAVAQLIDFGYLPFVVLMLVGGLALLYRQALPRPLPWYRHVPGAALAALIFLVASTGLRVYLSFIASGRGISYGALATPIAFLLFTFFLGFAVMVGAEFNAALQDRWPAREIRTDQLRGWVVEQIKEAGIPDPGRAAAEGLRRATDPIRRRQRPESDAPPAEAETPPDARTVETDAPPRRTVETDLPSPRTADPGVARVPPSRPAREVEPR
- a CDS encoding DUF3099 domain-containing protein, with the translated sequence MGNQGDATYVITDAEDSYDEQHRRRVRRYLMIMAIRIPALVISAWIYSATGNWIIALAVLGGSIPIPWIAVIRANDRPKKRKGEPDRFTRRKLDRLALQGHPITTVSARGE
- a CDS encoding DUF3039 domain-containing protein — its product is MSTKTLEKPDVDVDADTGNDDDSPKFFHYVRKNKIAESAVMGNYVVALCGETFPVTKSAKPGSPVCPECKKIYDRLKK